In Ramlibacter sp., the sequence CCGGCGGGCAGTCCGCTGCCCGACTTCCTCTCCGGTGCTTTTGGCATGCTCTCACCGGGCGTTGCCAACACCCAGTTGCAGAACGACTTCGCCCACCGCTCCATGCACCTCATGGCCGTGGTCGGTAAGCAGCTGACCAAGGCCTTCTACAGCCAGGACCCGGTGCGCTCCTACTGGTACGGCTGTTCGACCGGCGGGCGCCAGGGGCTGATGATGGCCCAGCGCTATCCGGAAGACTTCGATGCCATCCTTGCCGGCGCACCGGCCATTCACTGGGACCGCTTCCAGGCGTACCAGATCTGGCCCCAGGTTGCGATGCGCCAGGAGGCCGGCGGCCCGATGTCAGCCGCCAAGCAGGCCCTGGTGACGCAGCATGCCATCGTGGCCTGCGATGCGCAGGACGGCGTGAAGGACGGCGTGATCGACGACCCCCGAAAATGCGACTACGACCCCGCCAATGACGTGTTGTTGACCCGCGCCAGTTGCACCGGCACCGACAACACCTGCCTGACACCGGGCGAAGCCGCCGGCGTGAAGAAGATCTGGGGCGGCGCGCGCAATGCCAGTGGCGTGCAGCTATGGCCAGGCATCGAGCGCGGCGCGGACATGGGCGCTTTTGCCGGTGCCCAGCCGTTCCCGATCCCGATCGAGCAGGCGCGCTACTGGGTCTACTTTGACCCCGCCTGGGACTGGACAACGCTGAACTACCTCAACTACGAGACCTTCTTCAACGACAACATCCAGAAAGTCGGCCCGGTCATGGCCACCGACAACCCCGACCTCTCGGCCTTCAAGGCCCGCGGCGGCAAGCTCATCATGTACCACGGCTGGTCTGACAACCTGATCATGCCGCAGGGGACGGTGAACTACTACAACCGGGTGCGCCAGACCGTGCCCGACGCCGACGCATTCTCGCGCCTGTACATGGTGCCGGGCATGGGTCATTGCGGCGGGGGTACCGGCGTGACCGACTTCGGACAGGGTGCCAGCGGCGCTGTACCCATGGAACCCAGGACCGATGCATTCCGCGCACTCATGACCTGGTCGGAAAAAGGCGTTGCGCCCAATG encodes:
- a CDS encoding tannase/feruloyl esterase family alpha/beta hydrolase encodes the protein MPARPHPLRSRATAISALATTLLAACGGGGGTAAPETPNFDALSFNPTAACTMQGIGAARLTADAAVTILDVSSGKTGDASTDRAYCLVKVKVDPQVNIWVTLPSSNWNGRFRAEGNGVYAGPSQLGVATDSVKQGFVGTKTDTGHTGPAGSPLPDFLSGAFGMLSPGVANTQLQNDFAHRSMHLMAVVGKQLTKAFYSQDPVRSYWYGCSTGGRQGLMMAQRYPEDFDAILAGAPAIHWDRFQAYQIWPQVAMRQEAGGPMSAAKQALVTQHAIVACDAQDGVKDGVIDDPRKCDYDPANDVLLTRASCTGTDNTCLTPGEAAGVKKIWGGARNASGVQLWPGIERGADMGAFAGAQPFPIPIEQARYWVYFDPAWDWTTLNYLNYETFFNDNIQKVGPVMATDNPDLSAFKARGGKLIMYHGWSDNLIMPQGTVNYYNRVRQTVPDADAFSRLYMVPGMGHCGGGTGVTDFGQGASGAVPMEPRTDAFRALMTWSEKGVAPNDIVATRLEAGKAVRTRPLCPYPKVAKYKGAGSTDEAASFSCENPS